One window of the Alligator mississippiensis isolate rAllMis1 chromosome 5, rAllMis1, whole genome shotgun sequence genome contains the following:
- the PIH1D1 gene encoding PIH1 domain-containing protein 1 isoform X1, giving the protein MAALTDKSLLSAELEEDRDEDEEFQRLLLQGKVHLPHRLGDAAVLSCVLSCGRCRTTDWTSQPGVPDKPLQATQKIQSTMPSAPDSKPIRPQPGFCIKTHASPTEKVFVNVCRSPHIPPPPDLTPQELECLIESDSASAFRIPMSLGEPHAELDKSGNGCTAYDVVINTGFFNKLEANLLFKEFFITVALEGLAEKYSTNINHPEWLVLKNRKFMGSISEQTVRTKSQPVIQEMDLDKAGETQETPMELSHAQSFSVVPKFTIRAEPPEGHPNFLRAEIHLPQVASALELSLELGEDRIVLEGGQVPYLLDIYIPHRIKPERSRAQFHRGTKVLTVTMPIQLVPGAPMLLP; this is encoded by the exons ATGGCGGCGCTGACGGACAAGTCGCTGCTCTCGGCCgagctggaggaggacagggACGAGGACGAGGAGTTCcagcggctgctgctgcag ggcaaagttcatctacctcaccggctgggtgacgctgctgtgctatcgtgcgtgctttcGTGCGGGAGGTGTCGGACAACAgactggacgagccagccgggagtccctgacaagccgttacag GCAACGCAGAAGATACAGAGCACAATGCCTTCAGCTCCAGATTCCAAACCTATCCGTCCTCAGCCAG GCTTCTGCATTAAGACCCATGCCAGTCCCACTGAAAAAGTCTTTGTGAACGTGTGCCGGTCTCCGCACATCCCACCACCTCCCGACCTAACTCCCCAGGAGCTGGAGTGTCTGATTGAGTCTGACAGTGCCTCGGCCTTCCGCATCCCCATGAGCCTGGGGGAGCCCCATGCCGAGCTGGACAAGA GTGGGAATGGGTGCACTGCCTATGATGTGGTCATCAACACAGGCTTCTTCAATAAGCTGGAG GCCAACCTACTGTTCAAGGAGTTCTTCATCACTGTTGCCTTGGAAGGGCTTGCAGAGAAATACAGCACCAACATAAACCACCCAG AATGGCTAGTGCTGAAGAACCGCAAATTCATGGGCTCAATCTCGGAGCAGACCGTCCGCACCAAGTCCCAGCCTGTCATCCAGGAGATGGACCTTGA CAAAGCTGGTGAGACCCAAGAGACCCCCATGGAGCTGTCCCATGCCCAGAG CTTCTCCGTGGTCCCCAAGTTCACCATCCGGGCTGAGCCACCAGAAGGGCACCCTAACTTCCTGCGTGCCGAGATCCACCTGCCCCAAGTG gcctcGGCACTGGAGCTgtccctggagctgggggaggacCGGATCGTGCTGGAGGGTGGGCAGGTGCCCTACCTCCTTGATATCTACATCCCCCACCGCATCAAGCCCGAGAGGAGCCGTGCCCAGTTCCACAGGGGCACCAAG GTCTTGACTGTGACGATGCCGATCCAGCTTGTGCCAGGGGCCCCCATGCTGCTCCCCTGA
- the PIH1D1 gene encoding PIH1 domain-containing protein 1 isoform X2 produces the protein MAALTDKSLLSAELEEDRDEDEEFQRLLLQATQKIQSTMPSAPDSKPIRPQPGFCIKTHASPTEKVFVNVCRSPHIPPPPDLTPQELECLIESDSASAFRIPMSLGEPHAELDKSGNGCTAYDVVINTGFFNKLEANLLFKEFFITVALEGLAEKYSTNINHPEWLVLKNRKFMGSISEQTVRTKSQPVIQEMDLDKAGETQETPMELSHAQSFSVVPKFTIRAEPPEGHPNFLRAEIHLPQVASALELSLELGEDRIVLEGGQVPYLLDIYIPHRIKPERSRAQFHRGTKVLTVTMPIQLVPGAPMLLP, from the exons ATGGCGGCGCTGACGGACAAGTCGCTGCTCTCGGCCgagctggaggaggacagggACGAGGACGAGGAGTTCcagcggctgctgctgcag GCAACGCAGAAGATACAGAGCACAATGCCTTCAGCTCCAGATTCCAAACCTATCCGTCCTCAGCCAG GCTTCTGCATTAAGACCCATGCCAGTCCCACTGAAAAAGTCTTTGTGAACGTGTGCCGGTCTCCGCACATCCCACCACCTCCCGACCTAACTCCCCAGGAGCTGGAGTGTCTGATTGAGTCTGACAGTGCCTCGGCCTTCCGCATCCCCATGAGCCTGGGGGAGCCCCATGCCGAGCTGGACAAGA GTGGGAATGGGTGCACTGCCTATGATGTGGTCATCAACACAGGCTTCTTCAATAAGCTGGAG GCCAACCTACTGTTCAAGGAGTTCTTCATCACTGTTGCCTTGGAAGGGCTTGCAGAGAAATACAGCACCAACATAAACCACCCAG AATGGCTAGTGCTGAAGAACCGCAAATTCATGGGCTCAATCTCGGAGCAGACCGTCCGCACCAAGTCCCAGCCTGTCATCCAGGAGATGGACCTTGA CAAAGCTGGTGAGACCCAAGAGACCCCCATGGAGCTGTCCCATGCCCAGAG CTTCTCCGTGGTCCCCAAGTTCACCATCCGGGCTGAGCCACCAGAAGGGCACCCTAACTTCCTGCGTGCCGAGATCCACCTGCCCCAAGTG gcctcGGCACTGGAGCTgtccctggagctgggggaggacCGGATCGTGCTGGAGGGTGGGCAGGTGCCCTACCTCCTTGATATCTACATCCCCCACCGCATCAAGCCCGAGAGGAGCCGTGCCCAGTTCCACAGGGGCACCAAG GTCTTGACTGTGACGATGCCGATCCAGCTTGTGCCAGGGGCCCCCATGCTGCTCCCCTGA
- the PIH1D1 gene encoding PIH1 domain-containing protein 1 isoform X3, giving the protein MATQKIQSTMPSAPDSKPIRPQPGFCIKTHASPTEKVFVNVCRSPHIPPPPDLTPQELECLIESDSASAFRIPMSLGEPHAELDKSGNGCTAYDVVINTGFFNKLEANLLFKEFFITVALEGLAEKYSTNINHPEWLVLKNRKFMGSISEQTVRTKSQPVIQEMDLDKAGETQETPMELSHAQSFSVVPKFTIRAEPPEGHPNFLRAEIHLPQVASALELSLELGEDRIVLEGGQVPYLLDIYIPHRIKPERSRAQFHRGTKVLTVTMPIQLVPGAPMLLP; this is encoded by the exons atg GCAACGCAGAAGATACAGAGCACAATGCCTTCAGCTCCAGATTCCAAACCTATCCGTCCTCAGCCAG GCTTCTGCATTAAGACCCATGCCAGTCCCACTGAAAAAGTCTTTGTGAACGTGTGCCGGTCTCCGCACATCCCACCACCTCCCGACCTAACTCCCCAGGAGCTGGAGTGTCTGATTGAGTCTGACAGTGCCTCGGCCTTCCGCATCCCCATGAGCCTGGGGGAGCCCCATGCCGAGCTGGACAAGA GTGGGAATGGGTGCACTGCCTATGATGTGGTCATCAACACAGGCTTCTTCAATAAGCTGGAG GCCAACCTACTGTTCAAGGAGTTCTTCATCACTGTTGCCTTGGAAGGGCTTGCAGAGAAATACAGCACCAACATAAACCACCCAG AATGGCTAGTGCTGAAGAACCGCAAATTCATGGGCTCAATCTCGGAGCAGACCGTCCGCACCAAGTCCCAGCCTGTCATCCAGGAGATGGACCTTGA CAAAGCTGGTGAGACCCAAGAGACCCCCATGGAGCTGTCCCATGCCCAGAG CTTCTCCGTGGTCCCCAAGTTCACCATCCGGGCTGAGCCACCAGAAGGGCACCCTAACTTCCTGCGTGCCGAGATCCACCTGCCCCAAGTG gcctcGGCACTGGAGCTgtccctggagctgggggaggacCGGATCGTGCTGGAGGGTGGGCAGGTGCCCTACCTCCTTGATATCTACATCCCCCACCGCATCAAGCCCGAGAGGAGCCGTGCCCAGTTCCACAGGGGCACCAAG GTCTTGACTGTGACGATGCCGATCCAGCTTGTGCCAGGGGCCCCCATGCTGCTCCCCTGA